The genomic window ATGTATGCATCAGAGATACTCGTACTGATATGGAAACAGATGataaaattgttaatgttgatgaCAATTACCAGGATCCGCAGCTTTGTGCAACCATTGCCTGTGATATTTACAAGCATTTGCGTGCATCTGAGGTAGAGTATTCAAGCTTATGTGCGAATTATGAGTCTCCTTTGTAGTACACAGTTGTACGTGCTTGTGGCATTGCTAAATGAGTTACTTTCTTCCATGTATAATCTGTCATCctcttcaagttttgttttgatcTTGGTATGCGCAATGCATTTCCAGAGTGCTACCTGTACGTGCCTGGACTTATcgttattcttttctttattgaatttcATGGGATTTTAGATGAAGAAAAGACCCTCCACAGACTTCATGGAAAGAATTCAGAAAGACATAAATGCCAGCATGCGTGCAATACTGGTTGACTGGCTTGTGGAGGTAACATCATTGAATTGCATTACATATTTGTAAACTTGCAACGTGATCTGAAGAATGATCAATTTTTGTAACCATTCTTTAGATTGATAGATGGGTTATGGGAATACAAATATTTCTTCAGATGGACTATGAGTAATCAAATGCTGTAACTTGTAATTCAAAATGTAGGTAGCTGAAGAGTACAGGCTTGTACCAGATACCCTGTATTTGACCGTGAACTACATTGATCGATATCTGTCTGGCAATGTGATGAACAGGCAACGACTGCAGCTGCTTGGTATTGCCTGCATGATGGTTGCTGCGTAAGAAAGAGTTTTCTGCGATGTCTTTGTTTGTTCTATAAATGGCAcctcttttttcttataaaaattttaCTATCTCATGTATTAACAAGGAAGATGATGATATTGCCAGGAAATACGAGGAAATATGTGCACCCCAGGTGGAAGAGTTTTGCTACATTACCGATAACACATATTTCAGAGATGAGGTATTGTTCTTGTTGTCCATATGCCCAAGTGCATTTGACAGATAATTCTGCCACTGtacttttttttcctaaccTGCACAAgcattaagtatttttaatggCTGCAGGTTCTGGAAATGGAATCAACTGTTTTGAACTACTTGAAGTTTGAAATGACAGCCCCAACAGCTAAATGTTTTTTGAGGTAATGACCAACTTATGGTTATCAACTCCTATCTATTATTCCTGTATGCTATACTGTTTTCATGACTTGTCATCCATGCATGTAGGCGATTTGTTCGTGCTGCTCAAGGAATCAATGAGGTATCTATTTTTGTTCTGCTGGCCATggaattgttgatttttataatatctATCACCTCCATCCCTAAAATCTTTGGTTTATTTTGGTTGTTATGTACGTGGCATCATTTGCTAGGTTCCATCAATGCAGTTGGAATGCTTGGCCAACTACATTGCAGAATTATCTCTCCTGGAATATACTATGCTTTGCTATGCTCCGTCGCTGGTAGCTGCCTCTGCCATTTTCCTGGCCAAATATATACTTCTTCCTTCAAAGAGACCGTGGGTAcgtgttaaaaaataaggaaactTCTAGTTCATGGGTTTTTAAACTCGCAATCATACCTGATACTCCATTTCTTCTGGAACAGAATTCCACATTGCAACATTACACACTTTACGAGCCTGTTGATTTGTGTCACTGTGTAAAGGATCTCTATCGCCTGTGTTGTGGAAGCCATAATTCTACTTTACCCGCAATCAGGGAGAAATACAGTCAGCATAAGGTGAGCAAGATTCTCATTCTGTCcctgtttctctctctatatcTCTCTGCATAGCATGAACACTAGTACAGAGGAATGGTCTGAAGTGCACGCGTCCTAATCTAATCTTTGTTTATTACTTTTGTCGCAGTACAAATTTGTAGCTAAGAAGTACTGTCCACCTTCCATACCCGAGGAATTCTTCCAGAACCTAAGCTGCTAGACTGTTGTATTACTCTTCCAATGCTCTGTTGGATTAACTTCAAGTGAATCAACTGCTTTTAGAGGCTCTTCCGATTCCATGCAATGCAATCCCATAGGCAACACTTTATCATTATTAACTGTAAAATGTAGAGGTCAGTAGTTTTTTAGCTTGTCTAGAGGTTTTGCTGAGTCTACTCTTTCGGCAAagatcaactttcatataaTCCTGTATGATATGATATCTTTAGTTCTTGTTAATGAATTCATAGCCAGATTTTAGCACAACTATTTACCGTTAGAAAATATGTTTAAAACCAGTAGAGTCcatttaagattaaaattaaattaaaagtggGGTGTAGTCATCTTTAGgattggaaattatttttaataaaatttctttaacatgaaacattaatataattaaaataaattgtgagtgaataaaaaattgatattgaagGGTATGATTTTATGAAATCCAAAActttttattctatataaaaaaagaaagagattttcttttattttatatattataggAAGTTGAAGAATTAAAAATGAGTCTTAAAGTAAAGTTTTTTAAGGCTTTAGGTTGCATTTTTGCAAGACCTTAATTTGCTTTTtcactaatttaatattgacgTGGATTTgagtttgttataaaataattttttgacccataaaatttatattttactagCTTGTCTAGTATATGAATTAACGATTTGAAAAGGTAATCTTTCAAATACCTTCAAATTCACAAATATCAATATGTATATGTATCCAGAATTATGCTCAACATTTTTGAAaggttttcttgagattttatcCATGCTacaagatttatatttttcattttcattttcaagtttGGGGATTAAATCAAGATTACTTGAATTTTTCACATATTTAGAATTTATATGACATGATCTACTATACTAAACATTTACACAAGACACAATATATATAGAAGTaggaatttcatttttttcaatattgagcttAAACATTTCATCACATGTATATTGATTAAACTTAATAACTCGTTTAAAATGagccttgataaaaaaaataatcagaaatcAAATTCTTGTGAATTCTTGTGAAATCAAATTATATGTTACTCATGTAACATATAATTGAGAGTGACTTCTTTTTCAAATGTAAATTTGATAAGAACAACTCCAACCCCCACTATATTAGAAGAGTGTGAATCATCAAACatgatctttctttttctcattcaaGATGGTACAAGTTTTGAACAAGGTTTTGTTATAAAAGACAAGTCTATTAGCTCTAAAATCAATTCACCGGCCATCCAAGCCTTTAAGAATATTAATCTTGGGAGTTATAGCCATAAATGGCTTTATGGTAACATTAACTTGTGCAACATGCCCATGTTTTTGGAAATGATAAGTCCTAGCATTATACCTAAGTTTACCACAAACAAAACAAGcatgattatttttatcttagttGTGGTTGCCCATTATTTGATATTGGTTTAAGATATGGTCTATTATTTCTTGCTTGGTTAGAATGAAAATGGTTTTCATAAGGTTTTTTCTTGTAATACTTTTTCTTTGGCCTAAAATTTCCACGGGTTTTTTTGACATGTGAGAGGGGCTCTTATGAGAGATGTGATTAAACTTACCTTGGTACCAATTGATCTATTAAGTTAAATAACTTTGTCCTGATTCCTTActttttcttctacttttaaACTAGGTAATAAGAATTTCAATTgagagctttttttatttatacttcaAATCTTTCCAAGATTCAATGAACTTGTCAATGATGGCTACAACTTGCATTTGTTCATCTATTTGGATGTCTTTGTTACAGATCTCATGAGCAATCATTTAGAATTCATaagctttttttcatttattttaaacctaaaaaaccaGTCATAAGCATACTTTTTGGAGCCAGCTTTTTCAGTATCATATTTTTATAGAGCATCttctaaatcattttgatataaataaaaccTTGATCATAATAATCCTAAAGCTCACCAGAAAGACAATTTAGATTGCAACAATGATTGTTATCCTTCTCCTATTTCTTTATCATGTGTTGCTCAGTGGGCACATAAAGTTCGGCAAACATTGAAAGGTTGTTAAACCTCCTCTTATACTCCAACACAGATATATAACTCTACCTCAATGTTAAGAActtcttctctttcattttaCGGTGATACCGTGAGTAGAACTAATTCTCAAATTCAACTCTAAAATCTCCCCACGTCCATAACTCCATGGCTTTCCTTGACTGCAT from Populus trichocarpa isolate Nisqually-1 chromosome 5, P.trichocarpa_v4.1, whole genome shotgun sequence includes these protein-coding regions:
- the LOC7460975 gene encoding cyclin-A1-1, with protein sequence MSTQTRRSSFSSSTSSSLAKRHASSSSTENVGKATAVAPHLAKKRAPLGDITNQKNVTQKGSRTLIPSSTLAPFSNKFAKVKKGPPASNSSTLPAFLNAKSSAVGVCKVISISTRDESVPPVAAVSVPCSNDVSPSKSDDLSISLDESMSTCDSFKSPEVEYIDNNEIIAIDSINKKTLSNLYISDHLETAENVCIRDTRTDMETDDKIVNVDDNYQDPQLCATIACDIYKHLRASEMKKRPSTDFMERIQKDINASMRAILVDWLVEVAEEYRLVPDTLYLTVNYIDRYLSGNVMNRQRLQLLGIACMMVAAKYEEICAPQVEEFCYITDNTYFRDEVLEMESTVLNYLKFEMTAPTAKCFLRRFVRAAQGINEVPSMQLECLANYIAELSLLEYTMLCYAPSLVAASAIFLAKYILLPSKRPWNSTLQHYTLYEPVDLCHCVKDLYRLCCGSHNSTLPAIREKYSQHKYKFVAKKYCPPSIPEEFFQNLSC